Proteins encoded within one genomic window of Argiope bruennichi chromosome 7, qqArgBrue1.1, whole genome shotgun sequence:
- the LOC129976411 gene encoding uncharacterized protein LOC129976411 isoform X1 — protein MGDSADLSTKCGRSCFVQLQRLTEEEIAKYTTAGGVDTTEGNLNSLQCSIPTKHNLRDVSRVKSEMFDSYKKSREKFLNRRSRQSSTEMTDFSAFSGDEFSEPSEEEYRSSRVHKRKRLAYEDDLEWSPNTDGKYNLTEKRPITRPRKIGLRVNTRRKRIESNSSSSSDDDSFYYQQGEYQTKSSTEKTLTSNGDILLNKTIITPISSLKKKASDSSNSKKSASKISRDSSPLIDTDLLSKIMHEMSDYNMKNSKPGNKSNENEGIEKSNIDNSNTEISHYPPVKKRQSHLFKITDEDVTPRLTSVQQIVRKMVNHVCSSERRRLLAVSGGSRKKICKWCDVPISPIIISNNNVDSDLCTKCRSVSKDSKISNKNPNKTKILGGEINPKTKSGNKIKNKLLKKLPKYDQQRLAYSGQADKSSVSKGYNHCKSFVTPKDLDSSTVAEKTAVIKSSEKVKLKKKKDSFKKNTKDSVNPPLKSKLNKKKKKLLTTSEKNPDESRLKLKNLVSSAINKAVGEKKQKQVSVTNVEKGLFLMTFPEPHQELEIPPNEINAPSVSDKNIEKNASGVTSQNQADLLQNKLKQPVTNNVQYGNYLLPPVPTVVVANYAATDAKSGDYYLSSVYYQNEMTRSKNAPLKSESIMTVTTAGSLPSMPSLDQLSTVSPSPTFRFPGASHLHSLPVTDFSLPPNINTSNIFPPACHLNSLPKTDFSLAPSINTSSCVLLQPHVISTTTIPIYSSQDNVNDFRITSEVPSTSYQTSIESEISSILNNPEIQIQNLQPKDSDSDFNLFDNQELDLADPYEDNSNLTTENCTEDLGAIINDSVNENLNTASFDDNSLNSEMPAKQTDSNESIETDNKVPEQNTDFSQSSAVDGNSSEGSFFYQSESENLSSEASLEDCFAELDALCILGLIDIEKNPKWTLKRKIDFNKSKLEKVKSVETQDSATQAKLRYLESHGRTLQIANLLLNKFGTFTKLSDTILRKQKLLQIKKEKGLELEEARSSCQFANSAPPPPILQNESIPTTEKMPSAMELKIENAQSCDFASRLAEPINHIEKIQTQIQSIQGNSSVTIDPGQLGLVHHFPAPDMPVASNATLSIAPRTEIMSEFRETPSRGSGPRTPARPESAMSQNDDGVMTPQQIKKEQFETNSSPLSQCAFSQNATPSPQIPTSTPNTSQIAPVSSLALVSVSNQLVNALGNQRHRAIAPALSINNNSQIQKMVQQHTVTSAVSISSNNLQIQKVMQMHQGQVGPPNVTVPFPTGNQNFAKVVVNKPPAPSSIMPNLNTNPSTANVIVRGNYMNVQPVNVPGTTGGQLFQRFVQSSVPAINSNMNSYTYKQTMNSGGTMLVNSIGQNYALANSQVLNQQQVSRVYNTGNVQQPVQVSNSVNQASPNATYLMPNSKREETTPMTCAVCYKPATLRCKQCAKVAYCGTICAKNYWHQKHKMECKMMLANM, from the exons ATGGGGGATTCAGCTGACct GTCCACAAAATGTGGCAGGTCATGTTTCGTGCAACTCCAGAGACTTACTGAAGAAGAAATTGCAAAGTATACAACTGCAGGTGGTGTTGATACCACTGAAGGTAATCTAAACAGTCTGCAGTGCAGTATTCCGACAAAACACAATTTGCGTGATGTTTCGCGTGTTAAAAGTGAAATGTTTGATAGCTATAAAAAGTCTAGAGAGAAATTTCTCAACAGGAGATCACGTCAATCTTCAACAGAAATGACAGATTTCAGTGCCTTTTCTGGTGACGAATTTAGCGAACCTTCTGAAGAAGAATATAGAAGTTCACGAGTTCATAAGAGAAAGAGGTTAGCTTATGAAGATGATCTGGAATGGAGTCCAAACACAGATGGCAAGTACAATTTAACTGAAAAACGTCCTATAACAAGACCTCGGAAAATAGGCTTGAGAGTAAATACAAGAAGAAAGAGGATTGAAAGCAACTCGAGCAGTTCAAGTGATGATGACTCTTTCTATTATCAACAAGGTGAATATCAGACTAAATCAAGTACTGAAAAGACATTAACTTCTAATGGGGATATCCTTCTGAATAAGACTATTATCACTCCAATTTCatccttgaaaaaaaaagcatcagaTTCATCTAATAGTAAAAAAAGTGCTTCTAAAATCTCCAGAGATTCTTCTCCTTTAATAGATACtgatttactttcaaaaataatgcatGAAATGTCCGATTACAACATGAAAAATAGCAAGCCAGGcaataaatctaatgaaaatgaaGGAATTGAAAAATCCAATATTGATAATTCTAACACAGAAATTAGCCATTACCCTCCAGTGAAAAAGAGGCAGtctcatttgtttaaaattactgatGAGGATGTAACTCCTCGTCTCACTTCTGTGCAGCAAATTGTAAGGAAAATGGTTAATCATGTTTGCTCGAGTGAAAGGCGGCGATTACTTGCTGTCTCGGGTGGGAgtaggaaaaaaatatgtaaatggtGTGATGTACCGATTTCACcgattattattagtaataataatgttGACAGTGATCTGTGTACAAAATGTAGAAGTGTGAGCAAAGatagtaaaatatcaaataaaaatcccAATAAAACGAAAATTCTTGGTGGTGAAATCAATCCAAAAACGAAGagtggcaataaaataaaaaataaattgttaaaaaaattgcctaAGTATGATCAACAACGATTGGCATACAGTGGCCAAGCAGATAAATCATCAGTTAGTAAAGGTTACAATCATTGTAAGAGCTTTGTCACTCCTAAAGACTTAGATTCATCTACAGTAGCTGAGAAAACTGCAGTTATTAAAAGTTCTGAAAaggtaaaattgaaaaagaaaaaagattcttttaaaaagaacacAAAAGATTCTGTGAATCCACCCCTTAagtccaaattaaataaaaagaagaagaaacttcTCACAACATCAGAAAAAAACCCTGATGAATcaagattaaaactaaaaaacttAGTCTCTTCAGCAATAAACAAAGCTGTTGGtgaaaaaaagcaaaagcaaGTATCTGTAACAAATGTTGAAAAgggtttatttttaatgactttccCTGAACCACATCAGGAGCTTGAGATTCCTCCCAACGAGATTAATGCTCCTTCTGttagtgataaaaatattgaaaaaaatgcttctGGTGTAACCTCTCAGAATCAGGCAGATTTACTACAGAATAAACTGAAGCAGCCTGTGACTAATAATGTGCAGTATGGCAATTACCTCTTGCCTCCAGTTCCTACAGTAGTTGTTGCTAATTATGCTGCTACTGATGCCAAAAGCGGTGATTATTATTTATCTAGTGTGTACTACCAAAATGAAATGACACGATCTAAAAATGCTCCCCTGAAAAGTGAAAGTATCATGACTGTCACAACTGCAGGAAGTCTTCCAAGTATGCCATCACTTGATCAATTGTCTACTGTTTCTCCATCTCCTACATTTCGTTTCCCAGGAGCAAGCCATCTTCATTCTTTACCGGTTACAGATTTTAGCTTACCTCCTAATATAAACACCTCTAATATTTTCCCACCAGCATGCCATCTTAATTCTTTACCTAAAACAGATTTCAGCTTAGCTCCTAGTATAAACACTTCAAGCTGTGTTTTGCTTCAGCCACATGTTATTTCAACTACAACTATTCCTATTTATTCATCTCAAGATAATGTGAATGATTTTAGAATTACTTCTGAAGTTCCATCTACTTCATATCAAACTTCAATAGAATCAGAAATTTCATCGATACTTAACAACCCTGAGATACAAATTCAGAATTTGCAACCTAAAGATTCTGatagtgattttaatttatttgacaaCCAAGAACTAGACTTGGCTGATCCATATGAAGACAATTCTAACTTGACTACTGAAAATTGCACTGAGGATCTCGGTGCAATAATAAATGATTCTGTTAATGAAAATCTTAATACTGCAAGCTTTGATGATAATTCGCTTAATTCTGAAATGCCAGCTAAGCAGACTGATAGTAATGAGAGCATCGAAACAGATAACAAAGTGCCTGAACAGAATACAGATTTTAGTCAAAGTTCAGCTGTTGATGGAAATAGTTCAGAAGGAAGCTTCTTTTATCAGTCGGAATCTGAAAATCTTTCTTCAGAGGCCTCGTTAGAAGACTGCTTTGCTGAGTTGGATGCCTTATGTATTTTAGGTCTTATAGATATAGAGAAAAATCCAAAATGGACTTTAAaacgaaaaattgattttaataaaagtaaattggaAAAGGTCAAAAGTGTAGAAACACAAGACAGTGCTACGCAAGCAAAATTGAGATATCTAGAATCACATGGACGTACTTTGCAGATTGctaatttacttttaaacaagTTTGGAACATTTACCAAACTTTCAGACACCATACTAAGAAAACAAAAGCTTcttcaaataaagaaagaaaaaggtttAGAGCTTGAGGAAGCAAGGTCTTCTTGTCAATTTGCAAACAGTGCACCACCTCCCCCAATACTTCAAAACGAATCAATTCCGACAACAGAGAAGATGCCTTCGGCTATggaattgaaaatagaaaatgccCAGTCATGTGATTTTGCATCTCGATTAGCAGAGCCAATTAACCATATTGAGAAGATACAGACTCAGATTCAGTCTATACAAGGAAATTCCTCAGTGACAATTGACCCTGGTCAGTTAGGGCTTGTACATCATTTTCCAGCCCCTGATATGCCTGTTGCTTCCAATGCTACACTTTCTATTGCACCAAGAACTGAAATTATGAGTGAATTCCGAGAAACTCCATCACGTGGCAGTGGACCTAGAACACCTGCCCGACCAGAAAGTGCTATGTCTCAAAATGATGATGGTGTCATGACACCTCAAcagataaaaaaagaacaatttgaaaCCAATAGTTCTCCATTATCCCAGTGTGCCTTTTCTCAAAATGCTACTCCTTCACCTCAGATACCTACATCAACACCAAATACATCACAGATTGCTCCGGTTAGTAGTCTGGCTTTAGTTTCTGTAAGTAACCAGTTAGTAAATGCACTTGGGAATCAACGGCATCGTGCTATAGCACCTGCTCTATCTATAAATAACAACTCCCAGATTCAGAAGATGGTGCAGCAGCATACTGTAACATCTGCTGTATCTATTAGCAGTAATAACTTGCAGATTCAGAAGGTGATGCAGATGCACCAAGGACAAGTTGGACCACCTAATGTTACTGTTCCATTTCCTActggaaatcaaaattttgctaaaGTTGTGGTGAATAAACCTCCAGCACCCTCCAGTATTATGCCTAACCTAAATACTAATCCTTCTACTGCAAATGTCATTGTAAGAGGTAATTATATGAATGTCCAACCAGTTAATGTACCAGGAACAACTGGTGGACAGCTATTTCAGAGGTTTGTCCAGTCTTCAGTTCCAGCCATAAACAGTAACATGAACTCATATACTTATAAACAAACTATGAATTCTGGTGGTACAATGCTAGTGAACAGTATTGGACAGAATTATGCCTTAGCCAATTCTCAAGTCTTGAATCAACAACAGGTGTCTCGTGTTTATAACACTGGCAATGTTCAGCAGCCTGTACAGGTTTCAAATTCAGTCAATCAAGCATCTCCAAATGCAACATATCTTATGCCAAATAGTAAG CGAGAAGAAACTACTCCAATGACTTGTGCAGTCTGTTATAAACCAGCTACACTTCGCTGCAAGCAGTGTGCCAAAGTTGCCTACTGCGGTACAATTTGTGCT aaaaattattggCATCAAAAGCATAAAATGGAATGCAAAATGATGTTAGCAAATATGTGA
- the LOC129976411 gene encoding uncharacterized protein LOC129976411 isoform X3, with the protein MGDSADLSTKCGRSCFVQLQRLTEEEIAKYTTAGGVDTTEGNLNSLQCSIPTKHNLRDVSRVKSEMFDSYKKSREKFLNRRSRQSSTEMTDFSAFSGDEFSEPSEEEYRSSRVHKRKRLAYEDDLEWSPNTDGKYNLTEKRPITRPRKIGLRVNTRRKRIESNSSSSSDDDSFYYQQGEYQTKSSTEKTLTSNGDILLNKTIITPISSLKKKASDSSNSKKSASKISRDSSPLIDTDLLSKIMHEMSDYNMKNSKPGNKSNENEGIEKSNIDNSNTEISHYPPVKKRQSHLFKITDEDVTPRLTSVQQIVRKMVNHVCSSERRRLLAVSGGSRKKICKWCDVPISPIIISNNNVDSDLCTKCRSVSKDSKISNKNPNKTKILGGEINPKTKSGNKIKNKLLKKLPKYDQQRLAYSGQADKSSVSKGYNHCKSFVTPKDLDSSTVAEKTAVIKSSEKVKLKKKKDSFKKNTKDSVNPPLKSKLNKKKKKLLTTSEKNPDESRLKLKNLVSSAINKAVGEKKQKQVSVTNVEKGLFLMTFPEPHQELEIPPNEINAPSVSDKNIEKNASGVTSQNQADLLQNKLKQPVTNNVQYGNYLLPPVPTVVVANYAATDAKSGDYYLSSVYYQNEMTRSKNAPLKSESIMTVTTAGSLPSMPSLDQLSTVSPSPTFRFPGASHLHSLPVTDFSLPPNINTSNIFPPACHLNSLPKTDFSLAPSINTSSCVLLQPHVISTTTIPIYSSQDNVNDFRITSEVPSTSYQTSIESEISSILNNPEIQIQNLQPKDSDSDFNLFDNQELDLADPYEDNSNLTTENCTEDLGAIINDSVNENLNTASFDDNSLNSEMPAKQTDSNESIETDNKVPEQNTDFSQSSAVDGNSSEGSFFYQSESENLSSEASLEDCFAELDALCILGLIDIEKNPKWTLKRKIDFNKSKLEKVKSVETQDSATQAKLRYLESHGRTLQIANLLLNKFGTFTKLSDTILRKQKLLQIKKEKGLELEEARSSCQFANSAPPPPILQNESIPTTEKMPSAMELKIENAQSCDFASRLAEPINHIEKIQTQIQSIQGNSSVTIDPGQLGLVHHFPAPDMPVASNATLSIAPRTEIMSEFRETPSRGSGPRTPARPESAMSQNDDGVMTPQQIKKEQFETNSSPLSQCAFSQNATPSPQIPTSTPNTSQIAPVSSLALVSVSNQLVNALGNQRHRAIAPALSINNNSQIQKMVQQHTVTSAVSISSNNLQIQKVMQMHQGQVGPPNVTVPFPTGNQNFAKVVVNKPPAPSSIMPNLNTNPSTANVIVRGNYMNVQPVNVPGTTGGQLFQRFVQSSVPAINSNMNSYTYKQTMNSGGTMLVNSIGQNYALANSQVLNQQQVSRVYNTGNVQQPVQVSNSVNQASPNATYLMPNSKVLFFEIQRS; encoded by the exons ATGGGGGATTCAGCTGACct GTCCACAAAATGTGGCAGGTCATGTTTCGTGCAACTCCAGAGACTTACTGAAGAAGAAATTGCAAAGTATACAACTGCAGGTGGTGTTGATACCACTGAAGGTAATCTAAACAGTCTGCAGTGCAGTATTCCGACAAAACACAATTTGCGTGATGTTTCGCGTGTTAAAAGTGAAATGTTTGATAGCTATAAAAAGTCTAGAGAGAAATTTCTCAACAGGAGATCACGTCAATCTTCAACAGAAATGACAGATTTCAGTGCCTTTTCTGGTGACGAATTTAGCGAACCTTCTGAAGAAGAATATAGAAGTTCACGAGTTCATAAGAGAAAGAGGTTAGCTTATGAAGATGATCTGGAATGGAGTCCAAACACAGATGGCAAGTACAATTTAACTGAAAAACGTCCTATAACAAGACCTCGGAAAATAGGCTTGAGAGTAAATACAAGAAGAAAGAGGATTGAAAGCAACTCGAGCAGTTCAAGTGATGATGACTCTTTCTATTATCAACAAGGTGAATATCAGACTAAATCAAGTACTGAAAAGACATTAACTTCTAATGGGGATATCCTTCTGAATAAGACTATTATCACTCCAATTTCatccttgaaaaaaaaagcatcagaTTCATCTAATAGTAAAAAAAGTGCTTCTAAAATCTCCAGAGATTCTTCTCCTTTAATAGATACtgatttactttcaaaaataatgcatGAAATGTCCGATTACAACATGAAAAATAGCAAGCCAGGcaataaatctaatgaaaatgaaGGAATTGAAAAATCCAATATTGATAATTCTAACACAGAAATTAGCCATTACCCTCCAGTGAAAAAGAGGCAGtctcatttgtttaaaattactgatGAGGATGTAACTCCTCGTCTCACTTCTGTGCAGCAAATTGTAAGGAAAATGGTTAATCATGTTTGCTCGAGTGAAAGGCGGCGATTACTTGCTGTCTCGGGTGGGAgtaggaaaaaaatatgtaaatggtGTGATGTACCGATTTCACcgattattattagtaataataatgttGACAGTGATCTGTGTACAAAATGTAGAAGTGTGAGCAAAGatagtaaaatatcaaataaaaatcccAATAAAACGAAAATTCTTGGTGGTGAAATCAATCCAAAAACGAAGagtggcaataaaataaaaaataaattgttaaaaaaattgcctaAGTATGATCAACAACGATTGGCATACAGTGGCCAAGCAGATAAATCATCAGTTAGTAAAGGTTACAATCATTGTAAGAGCTTTGTCACTCCTAAAGACTTAGATTCATCTACAGTAGCTGAGAAAACTGCAGTTATTAAAAGTTCTGAAAaggtaaaattgaaaaagaaaaaagattcttttaaaaagaacacAAAAGATTCTGTGAATCCACCCCTTAagtccaaattaaataaaaagaagaagaaacttcTCACAACATCAGAAAAAAACCCTGATGAATcaagattaaaactaaaaaacttAGTCTCTTCAGCAATAAACAAAGCTGTTGGtgaaaaaaagcaaaagcaaGTATCTGTAACAAATGTTGAAAAgggtttatttttaatgactttccCTGAACCACATCAGGAGCTTGAGATTCCTCCCAACGAGATTAATGCTCCTTCTGttagtgataaaaatattgaaaaaaatgcttctGGTGTAACCTCTCAGAATCAGGCAGATTTACTACAGAATAAACTGAAGCAGCCTGTGACTAATAATGTGCAGTATGGCAATTACCTCTTGCCTCCAGTTCCTACAGTAGTTGTTGCTAATTATGCTGCTACTGATGCCAAAAGCGGTGATTATTATTTATCTAGTGTGTACTACCAAAATGAAATGACACGATCTAAAAATGCTCCCCTGAAAAGTGAAAGTATCATGACTGTCACAACTGCAGGAAGTCTTCCAAGTATGCCATCACTTGATCAATTGTCTACTGTTTCTCCATCTCCTACATTTCGTTTCCCAGGAGCAAGCCATCTTCATTCTTTACCGGTTACAGATTTTAGCTTACCTCCTAATATAAACACCTCTAATATTTTCCCACCAGCATGCCATCTTAATTCTTTACCTAAAACAGATTTCAGCTTAGCTCCTAGTATAAACACTTCAAGCTGTGTTTTGCTTCAGCCACATGTTATTTCAACTACAACTATTCCTATTTATTCATCTCAAGATAATGTGAATGATTTTAGAATTACTTCTGAAGTTCCATCTACTTCATATCAAACTTCAATAGAATCAGAAATTTCATCGATACTTAACAACCCTGAGATACAAATTCAGAATTTGCAACCTAAAGATTCTGatagtgattttaatttatttgacaaCCAAGAACTAGACTTGGCTGATCCATATGAAGACAATTCTAACTTGACTACTGAAAATTGCACTGAGGATCTCGGTGCAATAATAAATGATTCTGTTAATGAAAATCTTAATACTGCAAGCTTTGATGATAATTCGCTTAATTCTGAAATGCCAGCTAAGCAGACTGATAGTAATGAGAGCATCGAAACAGATAACAAAGTGCCTGAACAGAATACAGATTTTAGTCAAAGTTCAGCTGTTGATGGAAATAGTTCAGAAGGAAGCTTCTTTTATCAGTCGGAATCTGAAAATCTTTCTTCAGAGGCCTCGTTAGAAGACTGCTTTGCTGAGTTGGATGCCTTATGTATTTTAGGTCTTATAGATATAGAGAAAAATCCAAAATGGACTTTAAaacgaaaaattgattttaataaaagtaaattggaAAAGGTCAAAAGTGTAGAAACACAAGACAGTGCTACGCAAGCAAAATTGAGATATCTAGAATCACATGGACGTACTTTGCAGATTGctaatttacttttaaacaagTTTGGAACATTTACCAAACTTTCAGACACCATACTAAGAAAACAAAAGCTTcttcaaataaagaaagaaaaaggtttAGAGCTTGAGGAAGCAAGGTCTTCTTGTCAATTTGCAAACAGTGCACCACCTCCCCCAATACTTCAAAACGAATCAATTCCGACAACAGAGAAGATGCCTTCGGCTATggaattgaaaatagaaaatgccCAGTCATGTGATTTTGCATCTCGATTAGCAGAGCCAATTAACCATATTGAGAAGATACAGACTCAGATTCAGTCTATACAAGGAAATTCCTCAGTGACAATTGACCCTGGTCAGTTAGGGCTTGTACATCATTTTCCAGCCCCTGATATGCCTGTTGCTTCCAATGCTACACTTTCTATTGCACCAAGAACTGAAATTATGAGTGAATTCCGAGAAACTCCATCACGTGGCAGTGGACCTAGAACACCTGCCCGACCAGAAAGTGCTATGTCTCAAAATGATGATGGTGTCATGACACCTCAAcagataaaaaaagaacaatttgaaaCCAATAGTTCTCCATTATCCCAGTGTGCCTTTTCTCAAAATGCTACTCCTTCACCTCAGATACCTACATCAACACCAAATACATCACAGATTGCTCCGGTTAGTAGTCTGGCTTTAGTTTCTGTAAGTAACCAGTTAGTAAATGCACTTGGGAATCAACGGCATCGTGCTATAGCACCTGCTCTATCTATAAATAACAACTCCCAGATTCAGAAGATGGTGCAGCAGCATACTGTAACATCTGCTGTATCTATTAGCAGTAATAACTTGCAGATTCAGAAGGTGATGCAGATGCACCAAGGACAAGTTGGACCACCTAATGTTACTGTTCCATTTCCTActggaaatcaaaattttgctaaaGTTGTGGTGAATAAACCTCCAGCACCCTCCAGTATTATGCCTAACCTAAATACTAATCCTTCTACTGCAAATGTCATTGTAAGAGGTAATTATATGAATGTCCAACCAGTTAATGTACCAGGAACAACTGGTGGACAGCTATTTCAGAGGTTTGTCCAGTCTTCAGTTCCAGCCATAAACAGTAACATGAACTCATATACTTATAAACAAACTATGAATTCTGGTGGTACAATGCTAGTGAACAGTATTGGACAGAATTATGCCTTAGCCAATTCTCAAGTCTTGAATCAACAACAGGTGTCTCGTGTTTATAACACTGGCAATGTTCAGCAGCCTGTACAGGTTTCAAATTCAGTCAATCAAGCATCTCCAAATGCAACATATCTTATGCCAAATAGTAAG GTTCTCTTCTTTGAAATACAGAGGTCCTGA